From Carettochelys insculpta isolate YL-2023 chromosome 22, ASM3395843v1, whole genome shotgun sequence, one genomic window encodes:
- the LOC142024869 gene encoding zinc finger protein RFP-like, whose translation MAAGSPLQSLQEEATCPVCLEYFTAPVTLECGHNFCRACISQCWEGPDPAACCPQCRETVQQRSLQTNRQLANMVEITKRLSLQAAKGAGGDGVCGEHQEALKLFCEEDQTPICVVCDRSKAHRAHTVVPIQEAAQEYKGKIQARLKTLREEREKLLGLKATGEEKSREYLKQTQTERQKIVWEFQQLRQFLEEQERLLLAQLEKLEEEIVRIQNDNVSELSAQISRLGELMGELEGKCQKPASEFLQDVRSTLRRCKKGKFQPPGEIFPELEGQVSGFSMKTIALSKTLSKFKDKLNEEISKPHMGIANVTLDPDTAHPQLVLSEGGKSVRREHTRQRLPDNPERFDTRPCVLGCEGFTLGRHCWEVEVGGGRCWAVGVARESVSRKGLISLSPEAGIWAVQQLGDQFQALTSPVTPLPLSQAPCRIRVCLDCDRGQVTFIDAAAEAPIFTFPPGSIPGGRIQPWLWVWDHRSQLRLCPCNQPL comes from the exons atggctgcagggagccccctgcaaagtctccaggaagaagccacatgtcccgtctgtctggagtatttcacagccccggtcactctggagtgtgggcacaacttctgccgagcctgcatcagccagtgctgggagggacccgacccagccgcctgctgccctcagtgcagagagactgtgcaGCAGAGAAGCCTCCAGAccaacaggcagctggcaaacatGGTAGAAATAACCAAAcggctgagtttgcaggcagcgaagggagcaggtggggacggggtgtgtggggagcaccaggaggctctgaagctgttctgtgaagaggatcaaacccCCATCTGTGTGGTGTGTGATAGATCCAAGGCTCACCGCGCTCACACTGTGGTTCCcatccaggaggctgcccaggagtacaag GGAAAAATCCAGGCCCGTTTGAAGACtctgagggaagagagagaaaagctgctgggactgaaagcgactggagaagagaaaagcCGGGAGTACCTG AAACAGACACAAACCGAGAGGCAGAAAATCGTGTGGGaattccagcagctgcggcagttcctggaggaacaagagcgactcctgctggcccagctggagaagctggaggaggagattgtGAGGATCCAGAACGACAATGTCAGTGAACTCTCTGCGCAGATTTCCCGTCTCGGTGAGCTGATGGGTGAGCTGGAGGGGAAGTGTCAGAAGCCAGCGAGTGAATTCCTGCAG GACGTCAGAAGCACCTTGAGGAG GTGTAAGAAGGGGAAGTTCCAGCCGCCAGGGGAGATTTTCCCTGAACTGGAAGGACAAGTCAGTGGTTTCTCCATGAAAACTATTGCTCTCTCCAAGACTTTGAGCAAGTTCAAAG ACAAACTGAATGAAGAAATAA GCAAACCGCATATGGGCATCG CCAatgtgactctggatccagacacggctcatccccaactcgtcctgtctgagggtgggaaaagtgtgAGACGGGAACATACACGGCAGCGACTGCCCGACAACCCGGAGAGATTCGACACTCggccctgtgtgctgggctgtgaggggttcaccttggggagacattgctgggaggtggaggtggggggtgggcgatgctgggctgtgggggtggccagagagtctgtgagcaggaagggactgatcagcctcagccctgaggCGGGGATCTGGGCTGTGCAGCAGTTGGGGGATCAGTTCcaggctctcacctcccctgtgacccccctgcccctgagccaggccccctgcaggatccgggtgtgtctggactgtgacCGGGGACAGGTGACATTTATCGATGCTGCTGCCGAGGCCCCGATCTTCACTTTCCCGCCgggctccatccctgggggtagaatccagccctggctctgggtgtgGGACCATAGATCCCAGCTCCGACTGTGTCCCTGTAATCAGCCTCTCTAG